The following proteins come from a genomic window of Sorghum bicolor cultivar BTx623 chromosome 3, Sorghum_bicolor_NCBIv3, whole genome shotgun sequence:
- the LOC8086370 gene encoding glutathione S-transferase 4 — translation MAPMKVYGWAVSPWMARALVCLEEAGVEYEVVPMSRCGGDHRRPEHLARNPFGEIPVLEDGDLTLYQSRAIARYVLRKYKPELVKEGDLEGSAMVDVWMEVEANNIEPTLWPIVRHCIIGQYVGRDRDQAVIDENLEKLRMLLPVYEARLSVCKYLAGDDITAADLCHFGFMRYFMATEYAGVVDAFPHVKAWWDALLARPSVQKVMAGMPPDFGYASGNIP, via the exons ATGGCGCCAATGAAGGTGTATGGGTGGGCCGTGTCGCCGTGGATGGCGCGCGCCCTGGTGTGCCTGGAGGAGGCCGGCGTGGAGTACGAGGTTGTCCCGATGAGCAGGTGCGGCGGCGACCACCGCCGCCCAGAGCACCTCGCCAGAAAC CCGTTCGGTGAAATCCCTGTTCTAGAGGACGGTGATCTGACGCTCTACC AATCACGCGCCATTGCACGGTACGTTCTTCGCAAGTACAAGCCAGAGCTTGTCAAGGAAGGCGACCTGGAGGGATCAGCAATGGTGGACGTATGGATGGAGGTGGAAGCCAACAACATCGAGCCGACCCTGTGGCCCATCGTCCGGCACTGCATCATCGGCCAGTACGTCGGGCGCGACCGCGACCAGGCCGTCATTGACGAGAACCTCGAGAAGCTGAGGATGCTGCTGCCGGTGTATGAGGCTAGGTTGTCAGTCTGCAAGTACCTAGCGGGGGACGACATCACTGCCGCCGACCTCTGCCACTTCGGTTTCATGCGCTACTTCATGGCCACGGAGTACGCCGGCGTGGTGGACGCGTTCCCGCACGTCAAGGCGTGGTGGGATGCGCTGCTGGCGAGGCCGTCGGTGCAGAAGGTGATGGCCGGCATGCCGCCGGATTTTGGGTATGCCAGCGGCAACATTCCGTAG